The Microtus ochrogaster isolate Prairie Vole_2 unplaced genomic scaffold, MicOch1.0 UNK46, whole genome shotgun sequence genomic sequence tcattcATGGGACTCTCCTCACAGTGGAGACTGCACACTCACTCCACACTCACATGGGTCTCTCCTCACTGAGGACACTTCGCACCACTTCACACTGAAACAGGACTGTCCTCACTGTGGGCAATTCACCCTCTGTACTGCATCCCTGTTCTCTACTCAGTAGTTAATCTATTTCCTTTGAAAGAAGCTCTGGGAGATGTGGCTCCACACAAAAGATGATAAGATCTCAGCATCACAGTCCACATGAAGGGCTTGCAAATAGTGAGCTCCTGTTTCTTTAAATTTGAGTGCTATGACATCTTGTGATTATTAGGTAAGAGTGAAGGCAGATAATTTCAGTCACAGAAGTAATCATGCTCAACTTTATGTTCATATCTTCAAATACAGTAAAAGCATCCTGGGAGAAGAAATCATGCCAGTTATGTTTATTCTtagaacctaaaaataaaaacaaaatagttgtcaaaatattttatagaattaataagtggatgaatgaatgagtgaattatGAGAATGTTGTAAAGAGGTcaacaaagaaatatattataatatctGTGTGTAGCATgaatattctgtttctgttttcatttggttAACTTTGAGGTTGCAAACTTatacaaacagaaacatttcTCATAGCAAAAGCCTGGCTATTTACAATTTTAAGTGAAACGTTAATAGATTATTAAAATGCCAGAAGTATTAACTACAGCAAGCTGTAACTCCAAAGTAGATGCTACTTGTGACAATATGGTAGTTTTTGAAAACCATGTAAAAGATTTTAATATGTTCTTGGATTAagtttgccagtatttcattGAGTAGTTTTGCATCCATTTTTCATGAGTGTGATTGGTATGTAATACTCTtccttggttgagtctttgtgctgttttggtatcagggtaaatgtagcctcataaaaagagtttgacaatgatccttctgtttctattatgtggaacactttgaggagtatagatattgcctcttctctttctgcattAAATCCATCTGGCCCTTGGTGTTTTTTGGTtaggaggtttttgatgacagcttctatttcctcgcAACtgataggtctatttaaattgcttgcctggtcttaatttaattttggtatatggtatctatctaaaaaattgtccctaagcaatagaggagggggtgcctgaactggccttgctctgtagtgagtctgatgattatcttaaatatcaccatagaaccttcatacaATAACaggtggaaacagaggcagagacccacataagagcactggactgagcctccaaggtccagctgaaaagtgaaaggagtgagagtatgaggaaggagatgaagaccatgaagggttcatgcACTGAGACaattagcctgagctaatgggagctcacctactccaactggactgggagtgaacaagcatggaATTAAACTAGTCCACCTGAATAAGGTTTACAGTAGGGGCATACTGAGGGGCCACTGCGAGTGGCAAtgatttgtctctgctgcatatactggctttttgggatcctattctctttggatgcatatcTTGCTCAGACTatatgtagtagggagggccttggactttccacaggatagggtgccttgccctctcttagaatTGGAAGGGGGTGGGATTGGATGGCGTGTGAGGGagtagaaagaaaataggaagtgagaatttggattagtatttttaaattaataataaaaatgatttaaataaaatctcataTAATTTTCAACTGTGGATAATGTCACTATCCTGACATTtcttattacttattttatatgcaaaataCTATTGAACATTAAAAAATCTAGTTAGCAAGAAAATtccttttcttatattattttattcgacaagaaaatagaaaacagattCATGATCAAAATATTCATGAACTGTGCCACTCAAAGAGTGACTGATACTATCAACGTATGACTTATACCTTTGTGGAGTACCCTGCACTGAGAATGGGAGACTATGCTTGTTCTGTagctgtttttgcttctttgtttcctgaaTATGGGTTACTCCTCTCTTGAAGGAGTGCCTTGCATTGATTCAGTAGAAGTCTGGGCTCTTTTCCTACAACTGTGTCAGAGACTTTCACAGCAATCTTACTGCTATCAAAACATTAACAGTATTGTATCTGAACAAAGCAACTTGGCCTACAGAGTCCAGCAGCTCCAGCTATTCCAGAATAACCTCAAATGTTTCCAGAGTggaaggtggagaagaggggCTCAGGGAAGCTTCTGGGCTGACTTTACTGCCTCTCAAGGATACAAGCATGGATAAAAGCTTTGTCACTTTTCCTGAAGGCCTTGAAGGTCTTTTACTAACATTATCTCCACACTGCCCCACCCTCAATatgttttgcatttctctttctcttcttctgtctttttgttaTGAGGAAAGAGCCATCCCATGAGGACCTTTCTGTGTTCAGGTATGTCAATGTTTCTGTTCTAGaaattttctcactttctttgtTCACTATTGTTCCAATTTCCAGTTATAATCCATCTTTCACATACAAAAcctttgccttccttctttttaaacatttttgttagtGTTATGTTTATACAGGGTCTCACCAACTAGCCCagattccttcagtgatgagccaCATATACCAGTGTGTACCACTAAACCAAGTTTACTAATGtttttgtgctttatttttttaaatacttctcTTTTGTGTTATTGCTTCTTTGACTATCCAttaggtctttttatttttattttttattgctgtataaataataccattccaAGATGTGGAAATTATCCATTAGGTCTTGAAGAATATTCTgatcctttgctttcttccctggCTTGACTGGGCTATGTATTGTCCTTTATATGCCTAGATGCCTACAGTGATATTACAGGAGCAAATGTCAGTACAAACTGGAGGGAAACAAAAATAGTGCCTAGTGCTCACACTGGTGAAGGAATCAGATGCATTAACGAAGGTAGGAGATATGGATAATGAAAAGGATTCTTGTTGTGTAAATGAATTCATGTaaatttatttctgctttgtAACAGAATAGGAATTATTCCATATTTATTCACATGTATAAATAAGATAGTCACAAGTCTTTagaatatttacattactattgtatcgattaaaaatgaaaacaattttatatcaTCTAACAACTATCACATTACTAATCATAAGTGAAATGAGCAATAAATTTTAAGTACATGATAAACCTGAATTATTTATGTCAGAAATGAAAGGGATTATGATCTAAATAAATGCATACTTATGAACTAGCATATATTAGTATATggatatgtatgcatgcatatatgattgtataaaaagtaaaattattaatcTTCTCAGTCCCAGTATTTGAAGCATATCTAACTATGTAAGATTATTAGGTAATTGTTTGCTTGTACAAAGAACTTTGGAAAAGATGTATAGgtgcttcatttttaaatattttgttacatAGAAGTtaagatattttgctttttatgtgagttaaaattttataattttgcttgtcagaaaataaatgattaaaatttaatatgtgAACagtcaaaacaatgaaaataaatttatatgttttGAATACAGTACATGAGAATTCTACTTTCTTCAGCATCAACTATGGAGAATTCCAGTCCTTTGTGTGTAATGTATGAAGCATCTGGATGAAGCACAGCTGGGTTTTCTTGCAAAGTGCAAGATTTTTGTGAAGAACTTTATAAACCATTTCATTAGTAAATTTGATTTTTACTTGAATTGTACATACGAGTTCATTCTCAAGAATCAGCTAGACATACATCAGAAAATTGCATTcacaaatattttgaattatagTGGAATTATGAACTTCCTTTTGGAAACAATGAATGTTGTCCTACATTACATATTATTAACTACTTTAAGTGTGGAATTCGTAATGGGAAATTTTGGCAATACATTCGCAGTTTTGGTAAACGTTATGAACTTGTTAAAGAGGAGAAAGTTATCTCTCATAGATCAGATCTTGACTACTCTAGCAATTtccagagttgctttgattttttcACTAACTGCAGGTATATTTGTATCTGAACAATACCCAGACATAATAATAACTAGAAGAATTATGAGACAAATTTGTATTTTCTGGACAGTAACCAATCATTTCAGTATCTGGCTTGCTACATGTCTCAGCATCTTCTATTTTCTCAAGATAGCCAATTTTTCAAactctatttttcttcatctgaagTGGAGAGTTAAAAAAATGGTTTCAGGGACACTGTTGGCCTCTTTGTTCCTCttggttttaaacattttatttataaacacatatattgaTCTCTGGATTGACAGACTTGAAGCCAATACATTCTTCAGAATTATCTCAAGTAACTATTCTCAAGTTTATAGTCACATTATACTCACAAACTCTATGTTCACACTCATCCCCTTCACCATGACCCTGACTGTGTTTCTCCTGCTTATCTTCTCCCTGTGGCGACATCTGAAGAGCATGCAGCACAATGCAAAAGGCTCCAGAGATGTCAGCAAAACAGCCCACATAAAGGCTCTGCAAATGGTGGTCAGTTTCCTGTTACTGTATAGcatttttattctgtcactttTTTTGCAGTTTTGTAACATTAACTATGAACAGAAAAAATCagttactttgtttttctgtattactGAAGTTGCTTTCCCCTCTGGCCACACCTGTGTCTTGATTCTGGGAAACACTAAGCTTAGACAGGCATTTGTTTCCATGGTGTGGTGGCTGAGGTGCAGGCTCAGCATTGTGGATCCCTCAGTTTCCTAAAGTGTGCATCATCTTTTGTATTTTAGAGGAACATCAGTTCTTAATAAATTACTTCTGTATAAATTTCAACCTTCTGTACTTCATTTGTAGCATTGTATATTGTGTAGATTAGGGACTGCCCTAACTATTACAGCCCTGGCAGAAATTACAGAAATACCTATGCTGTTATGCAGGAGTAAATATGaatatggaataaataaatatatgaacacacaatattagtaaaatataatttttctatatatagtgaatcattttgatgtttttaaatgttttatattaatatGCAAAATACATGAGTGTATGTATCCATATGACCTGTGTTAAGTGATGCTAAATCTGTCATAAGGATTCTGTGAATCTTTAGAAGGAAAGTATTTAAATTACTAGGTTGGTTTTATCAACATTTTTCTCCttgaatattgtttatttatttgtctgcacatttgaaaaatgttgaatatgttttcACATGTATCTCAGAGACAATTTGATGGGGACACATATGTTATAAAATGTGTACATTTGTAATAGGAGGAGCATGTTATAGTACTTATACATGCTCATTGATGTTTGAAAATTTCAGACTATTTTTGAATATTATTGAATACATTCATTTTTGAAAGGAGGTATAAGGTCTGATTTGGGAAACAGGAAGATTGTGCAGTTAGTAGTTGtttgttattatgtttattaggaaacaatgaagaaagaaaacacattatatatatatacactgctAAGAGAAATGATCTGCTTTGTAAAATATCTGCGGTTGAATAAATTTTTGAGATGAAACTTATGATTGTGTAATACTAACAGTCAAAGATGAAgttcagaataaaagaaaacctagATAAGAATCAGAGTATAGATTTCTTGGTGAAAATAAATAGAGTAAATATCAATgacagataaaatttaaattgcataATAGTAATATTTCAAACACAATGCAATTCACAAGACAATAACAATGTACATACACAGCACAATTTTCACTAAAGAACAAATCTCAGAAAAATCTCACATTTTCAGTGTGAGGATTGAGGCCTGTCCACTTTCCTTCTACTACGTTGTAAAGGCACTGGGAAACCACAGAACACAGCACtcaataggctttttttttaaagcaccatTGCAAATAACTTATACACAACACTTTTAGCAAGATTCCTGTCTGTTAGTAGCTTTCACTTCATCAACACACTAGATTTACTGCCATACCTAGACAGTAGAATTCTAGCTCACTGATCATAGGTGTGTTTTCTTGAATGGTTTCTTGTTCTCAGTTTtggattagtgtgtgtgtgtgtgtgagagagagagagagagagagagagagagagagagagagagagagagagagagactctacaTATGCTTCTAGGTTGGATATAATGATGCTATAAGACGTTAATTACCAGCAGATAGTTGTAGAGAAGAGGAATTTTTCAAGGAGAGCCTATAGACAACAAGACaccatagaaagaaaaaattctattACATGAATCCAGTTTATCTGCTGAAACAAATTCCTGTTGTTGAAGGACCATTCATGATATCACCTGAGTACTGAAGCTCACCCATCCCTGTattcaccatttatttattttttaaaaaagctttgtaattttaaaactttaagattctaatatgaagtcttcaTCTTTAAGTTATACATATATTAcagatcaatagtcatccatgtttatcATACTTATAATTGGACTAACAGGTcatttagatacatagagattgtattctgcatctCTATGTAATCTCTATGTAGTGGTAATCTtaaaccacttcaaagaactgtagaaattGACATTTatataacttagggttctgttgacataaGACTtgatgctcctggcagcaacattattttcccaaagaatgttgagcactgaagacactcctcTTAGAGCTTGTTTTCTAtttggcaaaactggcctctAGGTAAGTAACTTCCCATGCCTccaccactgacaaaatgtacaATGTCTGTAGTGGACaagcaaaatacaagaaaaaagactgctaaACCCTGTCAAGACAgtgtaagatggttttgaaaaaaaatttgtcTCTGAATATGATCTGTCAGttttctaggccttagccaaagttggttgctctaacattgcaaatgagattttgcATGATAACCCAGGTACACAGTattctctgtcatctactgcatattttggaagctgtttgattGCACTTTTTGCCTACTCTAGTAATATTATCTACCTGTCAATCCTTTGATGTGGTTGATGATCAGATAGTCTTAGTTACCTTCTTCCTATGATCTATCCAAAGCATTTTTAATagaagacttagactccttagtataaaataattcttgaaacatttaacatatatttcttgctTAATGTTGTTTATGCcgattttaattctaatttttataattgatatatgtttttattatatgtagtttTGTATTGGATtaggaactctcttatttagacaaaaggggaaaataatgGCGAACCTTCTTttgccaatggcctttgagaggccgTTAGACCAGGTGGGGCATGACTTTGGGTACCAAAAGTCCAGCAGGACCACCCTCTCActctccaccctccacccccactcatcatctcttccttttttttgtggtGACATGTGAGTTTTTAGTATACCCtatttttgaagctattgtgGGGTCATTTGATTTGCGTTTCCCTCATTTGATGAGTTCTGCTTCAATCATTCAGTAAAATGCCTTCtaaattcttccttttccctggaaatttaatttgtttttattttctttatggttgaATGGTATTGCCTTCTGTAGATGTAAAGCATTTTCAGTATCTCTACACACAACACTTTCactatctattcatctgttggAGGACATTAGGTTGTTTTCATTACCCAGCAATTGTAAATAGGATGTCAAAAAATATTGTTGAGCAAGTTTGTGTAGAGTATGATGTTGAGTACTTTGGACATATGTGGAGGAGTGGTGTAACTTGGTCTAAGGGTCAAtctattttaactttttgagaattctGCCCAGTGATTTCCTTAGTAGCTATAGTACTGGttatggaaagacaatgaacAGTTCCTAGGCTCCTTTTAACACCATGTTCACACTCATCCCCTTCACTGTGACCCTGACTATGTTTctcctgctcatcttctccctgtggTGACATCTGAAGAGCATGCAGTACAGTGCCCAAGGGTCCAGAGATGTCAGCACGGTGGCCCACATAAAGGCTCTGCAGATGGTGGTCACCTTCCTGTTACTGTATGCCGTTTTTTCTCTGTcacttcttttccagttttgtaACATTATATATAAGCagaaaaattcagtttctctgcttttctgggTTTATTGGGGTTTCTTTCCCTTCTGGCCACTCCTGTGTCTTGATTCTGGGAAACACTAAATTTAGACAGGCATTTATTTCCATGGTGTGGTGGCTGAGGTGTAGGCTCAGTGATGTGAAGACCTTAGTTTCCTAAAATGTAGATCATCTTTTGTATTT encodes the following:
- the LOC101995222 gene encoding taste receptor type 2 member 140-like — translated: MNVVLHYILLTTLSVEFVMGNFGNTFAVLVNVMNLLKRRKLSLIDQILTTLAISRVALIFSLTAGIFVSEQYPDIIITRRIMRQICIFWTVTNHFSIWLATCLSIFYFLKIANFSNSIFLHLKWRVKKMVSGTLLASLFLLVLNILFINTYIDLWIDRLEANTFFRIISSNYSQVYSHIILTNSMFTLIPFTMTLTVFLLLIFSLWRHLKSMQHNAKGSRDVSKTAHIKALQMVVSFLLLYSIFILSLFLQFCNINYEQKKSVTLFFCITEVAFPSGHTCVLILGNTKLRQAFVSMVWWLRCRLSIVDPSVS